In the Streptomyces sp. 840.1 genome, one interval contains:
- a CDS encoding adenine phosphoribosyltransferase, whose amino-acid sequence MTSGTTESTRELLLSRIRDVADYPKPGVMFKDITPLLADPVAFTALTEALAELCVRHGATKIVGLEARGFILAAPVAVRAGLGFVPVRKAGKLPGATLAQTYELEYGSAEIEIHAEDLSADDRVMVIDDVLATGGTAAASLELIRRAGAGVAGVAVLMELGFLAGRARLEESLQGAPLDALITV is encoded by the coding sequence ATGACCAGCGGCACCACCGAGAGCACGAGGGAACTCCTGCTCAGCCGGATCCGTGACGTGGCCGACTACCCGAAGCCGGGGGTGATGTTCAAGGACATCACCCCGCTGCTCGCGGACCCGGTGGCGTTCACCGCGCTCACCGAGGCCCTGGCGGAGCTGTGCGTACGGCACGGTGCCACGAAGATCGTCGGCCTGGAGGCCCGCGGCTTCATCCTGGCCGCACCGGTCGCGGTACGGGCCGGGCTCGGCTTCGTCCCCGTCCGCAAGGCCGGGAAGCTGCCGGGAGCCACGCTCGCCCAGACGTACGAGCTGGAGTACGGCAGCGCGGAGATCGAGATCCATGCCGAAGACCTGTCGGCCGACGACCGGGTCATGGTCATCGACGACGTACTGGCCACCGGAGGCACCGCCGCCGCCTCGCTGGAGCTGATCCGGCGGGCCGGTGCGGGCGTCGCGGGCGTCGCAGTCCTCATGGAGCTGGGATTCCTGGCCGGCCGGGCACGCCTGGAGGAGAGCCTCCAGGGCGCTCCGCTGGACGCTCTGATCACGGTCTGA